The Desulfomonile tiedjei genome includes a region encoding these proteins:
- a CDS encoding bifunctional (p)ppGpp synthetase/guanosine-3',5'-bis(diphosphate) 3'-pyrophosphohydrolase: MVRFGEIQDLVKSYYPDADLDLIRAAYVYSAQVHLGQTRRSGEPYLVHPVAVARILAQMKLDEASVSTGLLHDTVEDTLATIDDIERFFGKEIATLVDGVTKISKIEFQSKEERQAENFRKMILAMSRDIRVLLVKLADRLHNMRTLGYLPRVAQQRIARETMDIYAPLASRLGIYWMRTELEDLAFQFLDSETYDTIKARLEESIKQTEENVNNVLRVIRETLKQYKIKAVTKGRNKEIHSIYQKMVSQNLEFDQIHDLTAFRIILGTVSECYAVLGLIHSLWRPAPGRFKDYIAMPKGNGYQSLHTTVIGPEGRRIEIQIRTHEMDLIAEEGIAAHWSYKEGKVVEAEDAKVINWLRQMMEWQQDLDDPREFLENVRVDLYPDEVYVFTPKGEVKEFPKGASPLDFAYSIHSEVGHRCVGARVNGKMVPLKYQLKTGDTVEIVTAVHQKPSKDWLKYVRTGKARTKIRHFVLAEERDRSVEMGKNSVDRELRKWRIDLGRAEKEGEILKVAQDFAFKTEEDLYAAIGYGRVSPKVVTTKLVPPQEREKAKTAVAEEGHVRKQRSTKKSGVRVQGLVDVMVNFAKCCNPLPGDPIRGFITRGRGVTVHKEDCFNIRSTDSSRIVDVSWDQDQDLSRIVRLGIRTQNRTGMLATISGVFSSNDSDIVQANVKAVNEDQAQGTFMVAVKNLEHLNRIMNALKNVKGVEKVERLGMA; the protein is encoded by the coding sequence ATAGTTAGATTCGGCGAAATCCAGGATCTGGTCAAGTCCTACTATCCCGACGCTGACCTGGACCTTATTCGTGCGGCTTACGTTTACTCCGCTCAAGTGCATTTGGGCCAGACGCGGAGATCAGGTGAGCCTTACCTGGTCCATCCCGTCGCAGTGGCCAGAATACTCGCCCAGATGAAACTGGATGAGGCATCTGTGTCCACTGGGCTATTGCACGACACTGTAGAAGATACCCTCGCAACCATTGATGATATTGAACGTTTCTTTGGAAAAGAGATCGCAACACTGGTGGACGGCGTCACCAAGATCAGCAAGATTGAATTTCAGTCAAAAGAAGAGAGGCAGGCAGAGAACTTCAGAAAAATGATTCTCGCGATGAGCCGAGATATCAGGGTCCTGCTGGTAAAGCTCGCCGACCGCCTTCATAACATGCGCACTCTGGGTTACCTCCCGCGAGTTGCCCAGCAAAGAATAGCCCGCGAGACCATGGATATTTACGCGCCGCTGGCGTCCCGGCTGGGAATCTATTGGATGCGCACGGAGCTGGAGGACCTGGCCTTCCAGTTCCTCGACTCGGAAACCTACGACACCATAAAAGCCCGCCTGGAAGAATCCATAAAACAAACCGAAGAAAACGTTAACAACGTGCTGAGGGTTATAAGGGAGACACTCAAACAATACAAAATCAAGGCTGTCACCAAGGGGCGTAACAAGGAAATTCACAGCATTTACCAGAAAATGGTGTCCCAGAACTTGGAGTTCGATCAGATCCACGACCTGACGGCCTTTCGGATAATCCTCGGCACGGTCAGCGAATGCTACGCGGTCCTTGGCTTGATACATTCACTTTGGAGGCCCGCGCCGGGCAGATTCAAGGACTACATTGCCATGCCCAAGGGCAACGGTTATCAGTCGTTGCATACCACGGTCATAGGGCCTGAAGGAAGGCGGATCGAGATCCAGATCCGAACCCACGAGATGGACCTCATAGCGGAAGAAGGAATCGCGGCGCACTGGTCCTACAAGGAGGGGAAGGTTGTAGAAGCCGAGGACGCCAAGGTCATCAATTGGCTGAGGCAGATGATGGAGTGGCAGCAGGACCTGGATGATCCACGGGAGTTTCTGGAAAACGTCAGGGTGGACCTGTATCCCGACGAGGTTTATGTCTTCACGCCAAAGGGAGAGGTCAAGGAGTTCCCCAAAGGCGCCTCTCCGCTGGACTTCGCCTATTCCATCCACTCCGAGGTGGGCCACAGGTGTGTGGGTGCCCGCGTAAACGGCAAGATGGTCCCGCTGAAATACCAGCTAAAGACCGGCGACACCGTCGAGATAGTAACCGCGGTCCATCAGAAGCCCAGCAAGGACTGGCTCAAATACGTCAGGACCGGCAAGGCTCGCACTAAAATCCGCCACTTTGTTCTGGCCGAAGAACGTGACCGATCAGTCGAAATGGGAAAGAACAGCGTGGATAGGGAACTGCGCAAATGGAGAATTGATCTCGGCCGCGCGGAAAAGGAAGGCGAAATACTAAAGGTCGCGCAGGATTTCGCGTTCAAGACCGAGGAAGATCTCTACGCTGCCATCGGGTACGGCCGCGTCTCACCAAAGGTCGTGACAACTAAGCTGGTGCCGCCCCAAGAGCGGGAGAAGGCTAAGACCGCAGTTGCCGAAGAAGGACACGTTAGAAAGCAACGGAGCACAAAGAAGAGCGGAGTCAGGGTTCAGGGCCTGGTGGACGTCATGGTCAACTTCGCTAAATGCTGTAATCCATTGCCCGGTGACCCTATAAGGGGATTCATAACTAGAGGTCGGGGTGTCACGGTTCACAAAGAGGACTGCTTCAACATACGTTCTACGGATTCCTCAAGAATCGTGGACGTGAGTTGGGACCAAGACCAGGACCTTAGCCGAATCGTAAGGTTGGGGATAAGGACTCAAAACAGGACCGGCATGCTGGCTACCATCAG